In Silene latifolia isolate original U9 population chromosome X, ASM4854445v1, whole genome shotgun sequence, the following proteins share a genomic window:
- the LOC141618508 gene encoding uncharacterized protein LOC141618508, whose product MNKNKSCMYGNGISRGSLEELCQLAGIPAGNLPFKYLEVPIIAKWLAASDCAKLVERVVERIRAIGARKLSYAGRLVLIKYVLSTLYCYSARIFVLPVSILNKVEALCRSFLWQAEGGLGIKDLRRWNTAALGKYIWWLAQKQDRLWVKWIHAVYMKNGDWHSYTPKVGASWAWRKLYGIKEKLKSGYVEEWWLSLENCYSVQQGYQWLGVQVTKVDWVPFVWNNISLPKYCFLGWLVVHGRLLTKDRLKKMQICADIGCVLCGREDESHKHIFFECVYSKICLGLLNQLLNVSIPTSEFIQWWLKKRFKSLLRKKLVAAGMQALLYRIWEQRNKCRMEERLARPEVLIWAVKSDILIRMQVMQRKRPINEDYRKWIN is encoded by the exons ATGAATAAAAATAAGTCTTGTATGTATGGGAATGGAATCAGTAGAGGTTCTCTTGAGGAGTTATGTCAGTTAGCTGGTATTCCTGCTGGTAATCTTCCTTTTAAGTATTTGGAAGTCCCAATAATTGCTAAATGGCTAGCTGCAAGTGACTGTGCAAAGCTGGTGGAGAGAGTTGTGGAGAGGATAAGAGCAATTGGAGCCAGGAAATTGTCATATGCAGGAAGGCTTGTTCTGATAAAATATGTGCTTAGTACTCTTTATTGTTACTCGGCACGTATTTTTGTTTTACCTGTGAGTATTCTTAATAAAGTTGAGGCTCTATGCAGAAGCTTTCTGTGGCAAG CTGAGGGTGGGTTGGGTATTAAGGACCTTAGAAGGTGGAACACTGCAGCTCTAGGTAAGTACATTTGGTGGTTAGCTCAAAAACAAGACCGCTTATGGGTGAAATGGATCCATGCAGTTTATATGAAAAATGGGGATTGGCATTCTTATACTCCTAAGGTTGGTGCAAGTTGGGCTTGGAGGAAGCTTTATGGTATTAAAGAGAAGCTCAAATCTGGTTATGTTGAGGAGTGGTGGTTGTCTCTAGAAAATTGTTACTCTGTTCAACAAGGATATCAGTGGTTAGGAGTTCAGGTTACTAAGGTAGACTGGGTTCCTTTTGTCTGGAACAATATCAGTCTGCCAAAATATTGTTTTCTTGGCTGGCTTGTTGTTCATGGCAGGTTACTTACTAAGGATAGACTTAAAAAGATGCAGATTTGTGCTGATATTGGTTGTGTACTGTGTGGAAGAGAAGATGAAAGTCATAAGCATATTTTCTTTGAGTGTGTCTATAGCAAGATATGTCTTGGACTGCTGAATCAATTGCTGAATGTTAGCATTCCAACTTCTGAGTTTATACAATGGTGGCTCAAGAAACGATTCAAGAGTTTGCTAAGGAAAAAACTGGTGGCAGCTGGGATGCAGGCTTTGCTATATAGAATTTGGGAACAAAGAAATAAATGTAGGATGGAGGAGAGATTGGCAAGGCCTGAAGTCTTGATATGGGCAGTGAAATCTGATATCCTTATTCGAATGCAAGTGATGCAACGCAAGAGACCCATCAATGAAGACTACAGGAAATGGATTAACTAG